One window of Methylococcus sp. EFPC2 genomic DNA carries:
- a CDS encoding alpha/beta hydrolase encodes MSRHEHIFVDGPDGRLEVFVEPQELHQGIALISHPHPLFGGTADNKVVTTLARAFRDLGCVTLRPSFRGVGGSEGAHDHGGKETRDQQHLLDWAHGRYGLELPVYLAGFSFGAYVTTLLARRLADEGRPARRLVLVGTVAGFIEGARHYETPEVARDTLVIHGERDDIVPLANVLAWAEPQELPVTVIPGADHFFHRKLPIIRDLVTRGIAGTANVR; translated from the coding sequence GTGAGCAGGCATGAGCACATTTTTGTCGACGGGCCGGACGGCAGGCTCGAGGTTTTTGTCGAACCTCAGGAGTTGCACCAGGGCATCGCCCTGATTTCCCATCCTCATCCGCTCTTCGGCGGCACCGCCGACAACAAGGTGGTGACTACCCTGGCCCGCGCCTTCCGCGATTTGGGCTGCGTGACGCTGCGGCCCAGCTTTCGGGGCGTCGGCGGTTCCGAAGGCGCTCATGATCACGGCGGCAAGGAGACCCGTGATCAGCAGCACCTACTGGATTGGGCTCACGGACGTTACGGTCTGGAACTACCGGTCTACCTCGCCGGCTTTTCCTTCGGGGCCTACGTCACCACGCTGCTCGCCAGGCGTTTGGCCGATGAGGGCAGGCCCGCTCGGCGCCTGGTGCTCGTGGGCACCGTTGCCGGTTTCATCGAGGGAGCGCGGCACTACGAAACTCCCGAGGTGGCGCGCGACACCCTGGTGATACACGGCGAGCGCGACGACATAGTGCCGCTGGCCAATGTTTTGGCGTGGGCCGAGCCCCAGGAGTTGCCGGTGACCGTGATTCCCGGCGCGGACCATTTTTTCCACCGCAAACTGCCCATCATCCGCGACCTTGTCACGCGCGGCATCGCCGGCACAGCCAATGTGAGATGA
- a CDS encoding Hsp70 family protein, with protein MSEPRYSVGIDLGTTNSVISYLELSQADGEHAPLEVVAIPQLVSPGAVGDKKQLPSFLYQAHEAELAPGDVALPWDEHPEAIVGELARQLGGKTPIRLVASAKSWLCHSGVDCRAAILPIQAPEEVQRVSPLQASIHYLRHLRDAWNAQYPDAPLSEQELVITVPASFDPAARELTVEAAHAVGLRQAILLEEPQSALYSWIQSSGGAWREQVKTGDIILVVDVGGGTADLSLIAVTEDEGNLVLNRIAIGDHILLGGDNMDLALAYVLKLKLEKEGKRLEPWQIQALTHSCRDAKETLLADPNVAEIPVVVPSRGSSLIGGTLRTSLTREEVSRTLVEGFFPRVTVTDKPAVQARTGLTTLGLPYAKDARITVHLAGFLSRQLNATSELGGFAQPEGARFIHPTALLLNGGVFKSEPLSRRLLDVLNDWLQSDGAPAARLLAGADLDLAVARGAAYYGYVRQGKGVRIRGGTAAAYYVGVESAVPAVPGFPPPLEALCIAPFGMEEGTRAELPHDEFGLVVGEPVRFRFFGSTLRRDDQVGARLDYWSEGELEELDEIEVTLSADRRQIGEVVPVHLAAQVSEVGTLQLEAVASGGERWKVEFDVRAGEDAPRSAEPANFEEVPENPVGHLQEEASSAGEEEEGKKSFWPFNK; from the coding sequence GTGAGCGAGCCCCGTTATTCGGTCGGCATCGACCTGGGCACCACCAACAGCGTCATTTCCTATCTGGAACTGAGCCAGGCGGACGGCGAACATGCGCCGCTGGAAGTGGTCGCCATCCCCCAGTTGGTCAGCCCCGGTGCGGTGGGCGACAAGAAACAACTGCCGTCCTTTTTATATCAGGCGCATGAGGCCGAACTGGCGCCGGGCGATGTGGCCTTGCCCTGGGACGAACATCCGGAGGCCATCGTCGGCGAGCTCGCCCGCCAGTTGGGCGGCAAGACGCCCATCCGGCTGGTCGCGAGCGCCAAGAGCTGGTTGTGCCACAGCGGGGTCGATTGCCGCGCCGCCATCCTGCCCATCCAGGCGCCGGAAGAGGTACAGCGGGTTTCGCCCCTGCAGGCTTCCATCCATTACCTGCGCCATCTGCGCGACGCCTGGAATGCTCAATACCCCGATGCGCCGCTGAGCGAGCAGGAATTGGTCATCACCGTGCCGGCTTCGTTCGACCCGGCCGCGCGCGAGCTGACCGTAGAGGCGGCCCACGCCGTCGGGTTGCGCCAGGCCATATTGCTGGAAGAGCCGCAATCGGCGCTGTACAGCTGGATACAGAGCAGCGGCGGCGCCTGGCGCGAGCAGGTCAAGACGGGCGACATCATCCTGGTCGTGGATGTCGGCGGCGGGACCGCCGACCTTTCCCTGATCGCCGTGACCGAGGACGAAGGCAATCTGGTGCTCAACCGCATCGCCATTGGCGACCACATCCTGCTCGGCGGCGACAACATGGATCTAGCGCTCGCCTACGTGCTCAAGCTGAAACTGGAAAAGGAAGGCAAACGCCTGGAGCCCTGGCAGATCCAGGCGCTCACCCACAGTTGCCGCGATGCCAAGGAAACCCTGCTGGCCGATCCGAACGTCGCGGAGATTCCTGTTGTGGTGCCTAGCCGCGGCTCCTCGTTGATCGGTGGCACCCTCAGGACTTCGCTGACCCGCGAGGAAGTTTCCCGCACCCTGGTGGAAGGATTCTTTCCCAGGGTCACTGTCACCGACAAACCGGCGGTGCAGGCGCGCACCGGTCTGACCACGCTGGGTCTGCCGTACGCCAAGGACGCCCGCATCACCGTTCATCTGGCCGGCTTTCTCAGCCGACAGCTCAACGCGACCAGCGAACTCGGCGGATTCGCCCAGCCCGAGGGCGCGCGCTTCATCCATCCCACGGCGCTGTTGCTCAACGGCGGCGTGTTCAAATCCGAGCCCCTGAGCCGGCGCTTGCTGGACGTGCTCAACGACTGGTTGCAATCGGACGGCGCACCCGCGGCGCGCCTGCTGGCCGGCGCCGATCTGGATCTCGCGGTCGCGCGCGGCGCGGCCTATTACGGCTACGTCCGCCAGGGCAAGGGCGTGCGCATCCGCGGCGGCACGGCGGCGGCCTATTACGTCGGCGTGGAAAGCGCCGTGCCGGCCGTGCCCGGTTTCCCGCCTCCGCTGGAAGCCTTGTGCATCGCGCCTTTCGGCATGGAGGAAGGTACCCGCGCCGAACTACCGCACGACGAATTCGGCCTGGTGGTTGGCGAACCGGTGCGCTTCCGCTTCTTCGGATCCACCCTGCGTCGCGACGATCAGGTCGGCGCGCGCCTGGACTACTGGAGCGAAGGCGAGCTGGAAGAACTGGACGAGATCGAAGTGACGCTCTCGGCCGACCGGCGCCAGATCGGCGAAGTGGTGCCGGTGCATCTCGCCGCCCAGGTCAGCGAGGTCGGCACCTTGCAACTGGAAGCCGTCGCAAGCGGTGGCGAGCGCTGGAAAGTGGAATTCGACGTGAGGGCGGGAGAAGACGCTCCGCGTTCCGCGGAGCCGGCCAATTTCGAGGAAGTGCCGGAGAATCCCGTCGGGCATTTACAGGAGGAAGCATCCTCAGCGGGCGAAGAGGAAGAAGGGAAGAAATCGTTCTGGCCGTTCAACAAATGA
- a CDS encoding secondary thiamine-phosphate synthase enzyme YjbQ gives MWIQKQLVLKARSRGFHLVTAEILGALPELRQIRVGLAHFFIQHTSASLAINENADPSVRADLESHFDRLAPEGAAHYTHTLEGDDDMPAHIKACVLGSSVTVPIGQGRLLLGTWQGIYLGEHRDRGGARSLVATLQGETE, from the coding sequence ATGTGGATACAAAAACAGCTCGTCCTCAAGGCCCGGTCGCGCGGCTTTCATCTGGTCACCGCCGAAATTCTCGGGGCTTTGCCGGAACTGCGGCAGATTCGGGTCGGCTTGGCCCATTTCTTCATCCAGCACACCTCCGCCTCCCTGGCCATCAACGAAAACGCCGATCCCAGCGTACGGGCCGATCTGGAATCCCATTTCGACAGGCTGGCTCCGGAAGGCGCGGCGCATTACACCCATACCCTGGAAGGCGACGACGACATGCCGGCACATATCAAGGCTTGCGTCCTCGGATCGAGCGTCACCGTGCCGATAGGCCAGGGCCGGCTGCTTTTGGGAACCTGGCAGGGCATCTATCTGGGCGAGCATCGCGATAGGGGCGGCGCCCGCTCCCTGGTCGCCACCCTGCAGGGTGAAACCGAATAA
- a CDS encoding DUF411 domain-containing protein, which translates to MKKILSAPILFTFLSPAWAGSVWDQPTEALAKPVEMTVYRSPTCGCCGQWIEHMKKQGFVIKDIKREDMDALKKQLGIPSELQSCHTAKVGDYVIEGHVPAADVKKLLKEKSALAGLTVPGMVAGSPGMEVGGNKQAFEVVGFDKTGKAAPVKTYDRY; encoded by the coding sequence ATGAAAAAAATCTTGTCCGCGCCGATCCTGTTCACTTTCCTCTCTCCCGCCTGGGCCGGAAGCGTCTGGGACCAGCCCACCGAAGCTTTGGCCAAGCCGGTCGAGATGACCGTTTACCGCAGCCCCACCTGCGGATGCTGCGGCCAGTGGATAGAGCACATGAAGAAACAGGGCTTCGTCATCAAGGACATCAAGCGCGAGGACATGGACGCCTTGAAAAAGCAGCTGGGTATACCCTCGGAACTACAGTCCTGCCATACCGCCAAGGTCGGCGACTATGTGATCGAGGGCCACGTGCCAGCGGCGGACGTGAAGAAGCTGTTGAAAGAGAAGTCCGCCCTGGCCGGCCTGACCGTGCCCGGCATGGTGGCCGGATCACCGGGCATGGAAGTGGGCGGGAACAAACAGGCTTTCGAGGTCGTCGGCTTCGACAAGACAGGCAAGGCCGCGCCGGTCAAGACCTACGACCGCTACTGA
- a CDS encoding DCC1-like thiol-disulfide oxidoreductase family protein — translation MIPTLRAWLERGLAKQVPATGLAVFRILFGLVALAEILFLAYFRHLIFDRVPFLEPASPVVDLFLAIWAVVLTGIILGYHTRAAAIANYLLWLVFVGFTPMWLDFDGGFDQMMIGISFLMLFLPSDRALSLDNLRRKLKYAYPGRRYEYPRPLGRVATQQPFAIGEGRVRAIVRNEETPQSSAEGVATLTPTPLPEGEGLKASVSVLCYTLPLAFVLGLLYLDAGIHKLSAEFWRNGMGSWLPPTHPYYMSGLDMSWLLDNEWAERLIGYTLIVFQFLFLPLMWFRWARVPLLLIGASFHTGIIVSLNIYQFGFGMLAPYALLVPFSWWRTLGGWLQRREPVLTVFYDGLCPLCNRTVIVLSHFDIFRAVAFKDLQTHAANYPALAAIPESTLLTDLYALDRRGQLHSGVDTYLRILTAMVYPAPLAWIIRLPGLYHLAKASYRRIADTRARLSCDESCAAPALDPEADPWARLAAHYTGTPRRRATRLAKCLVLIGLLQLNSTLQFGVFYRLNEGHARTEAGLALEGVSNAVLFLSHTFLGITPHALYMHDHFVGYTRILGLTWKDKEGVERWLPFVNEQGRIVAPNWGRIQCWWANIAVTPHIKRKRLDKALMQITAFWGTKEGLDLNNAQFVVKEKYVKVPMDWEAGLRGNNLEQPWHDVGAVIWRNQEARIDLPGLQTGD, via the coding sequence ATGATACCTACGCTCAGAGCCTGGCTGGAACGCGGCCTGGCCAAACAGGTCCCCGCCACGGGACTGGCCGTTTTCCGCATACTCTTCGGCCTGGTCGCGCTGGCGGAAATCCTGTTCCTGGCCTATTTCCGCCACCTGATCTTCGACCGCGTCCCCTTCCTGGAGCCGGCCTCGCCGGTGGTCGATCTGTTCCTGGCAATCTGGGCCGTCGTGCTGACGGGCATCATCCTCGGCTATCACACACGGGCTGCGGCCATCGCCAATTACCTGCTGTGGCTGGTATTCGTCGGTTTCACCCCGATGTGGCTGGACTTCGACGGCGGCTTCGACCAGATGATGATAGGCATCAGCTTCCTGATGCTTTTCCTGCCGTCCGACCGTGCGCTGTCGCTGGACAATCTGCGCCGCAAGCTCAAATACGCCTACCCGGGCCGGCGCTACGAATACCCTCGCCCTCTGGGAAGGGTTGCGACTCAGCAACCGTTTGCGATTGGAGAGGGCAGGGTGAGGGCTATTGTCCGTAACGAAGAAACACCCCAATCGTCGGCCGAAGGCGTTGCTACCCTCACCCCAACCCCTCTCCCAGAGGGCGAGGGGCTCAAGGCTAGCGTCTCCGTGCTGTGCTACACGCTGCCCCTGGCTTTCGTGCTGGGCCTGCTTTATCTCGATGCCGGCATCCACAAGCTTTCGGCGGAATTCTGGCGCAACGGCATGGGCTCCTGGCTGCCGCCCACCCACCCTTACTACATGTCCGGCCTGGACATGAGCTGGCTGCTCGACAACGAATGGGCCGAGCGGCTCATCGGCTACACCCTCATCGTCTTCCAGTTCCTGTTCCTGCCGCTGATGTGGTTCCGCTGGGCGCGGGTGCCGCTTCTGCTGATCGGCGCGAGCTTTCACACCGGCATCATCGTCTCGCTCAACATCTACCAGTTCGGCTTCGGCATGCTGGCGCCCTACGCCCTGCTCGTGCCATTTTCCTGGTGGCGCACGCTGGGCGGCTGGCTGCAGAGACGGGAACCTGTGCTGACGGTGTTCTACGACGGCCTCTGCCCCTTGTGCAATCGCACCGTGATCGTGCTGTCGCACTTCGACATCTTCCGGGCCGTAGCCTTCAAGGACTTGCAGACCCATGCAGCGAACTACCCGGCGCTGGCGGCCATCCCCGAAAGCACCTTGCTGACGGACCTTTACGCGCTCGACCGCCGCGGCCAACTTCACTCCGGCGTCGACACCTATCTGCGCATCCTGACCGCGATGGTCTATCCGGCTCCGCTGGCCTGGATCATCCGCCTGCCGGGCCTCTACCATTTGGCCAAGGCGAGCTACCGCCGCATCGCCGACACGCGCGCCCGGCTGAGTTGCGACGAGAGCTGTGCCGCGCCGGCTTTAGACCCGGAAGCCGATCCCTGGGCACGACTCGCCGCTCATTACACGGGCACGCCGCGCCGCCGGGCCACGCGCCTGGCCAAGTGCCTGGTGCTGATCGGCCTGTTGCAGCTCAACAGCACCCTGCAATTCGGCGTGTTCTACCGGCTCAACGAAGGCCACGCGCGCACGGAAGCCGGCCTGGCGTTGGAAGGGGTGAGCAACGCCGTCCTGTTCCTCTCGCACACCTTCTTGGGGATAACCCCGCACGCGCTGTACATGCACGATCACTTCGTCGGCTATACGCGCATCTTGGGGCTCACCTGGAAGGATAAAGAGGGCGTGGAACGCTGGTTGCCCTTCGTCAACGAACAAGGCCGCATCGTCGCGCCCAACTGGGGCCGCATCCAATGCTGGTGGGCCAACATCGCCGTCACCCCCCACATCAAGCGCAAGCGTCTGGACAAGGCCTTAATGCAGATCACCGCATTCTGGGGGACCAAGGAAGGACTGGACTTGAACAACGCCCAATTCGTCGTCAAGGAAAAGTATGTGAAAGTGCCGATGGACTGGGAAGCGGGCCTGCGCGGCAACAACCTCGAACAGCCGTGGCACGACGTCGGTGCCGTGATCTGGCGAAATCAGGAAGCGCGGATCGACTTGCCGGGCTTGCAAACCGGGGACTAG
- the dapD gene encoding 2,3,4,5-tetrahydropyridine-2,6-dicarboxylate N-succinyltransferase produces the protein MSLENVINQAFENRAELSPTSTPAEIREAVNEALNLLDQGERRVAEKVDGSWVVNQWLKKAVLLSFRINDNRVMDGGPTKYYDKVEPKFGSYSPEDFRNTGARVVPNAIVRKGAFIGRNAILMPSYVNIGAYVDEGTMVDTWATVGSCAQIGKNVHLSGGVGIGGVLEPLQAGPTIIEDNCFIGARSEVVEGVIVEEGSVISMGVYIGQSTKIYNRLTGEISYGRIPAGSVVVSGNLPAKDGSHSLYCAVIIKQVDEKTRGKVGINELLRD, from the coding sequence ATGTCATTAGAAAACGTCATCAACCAGGCCTTCGAAAACCGAGCCGAACTTTCCCCCACCAGCACGCCCGCCGAGATCCGCGAAGCGGTGAACGAGGCCTTGAACCTGCTGGACCAGGGCGAACGCCGCGTGGCTGAGAAAGTGGACGGCAGCTGGGTGGTCAACCAGTGGCTGAAGAAAGCCGTGCTGCTGTCCTTCCGCATCAACGACAACCGCGTGATGGACGGCGGTCCGACCAAATATTACGACAAGGTTGAGCCCAAATTCGGCAGCTACTCGCCGGAAGACTTCCGCAACACCGGCGCCCGCGTGGTGCCCAACGCCATCGTGCGCAAGGGGGCCTTCATCGGCCGCAACGCCATTCTGATGCCGTCCTACGTCAACATCGGCGCCTACGTCGACGAAGGCACCATGGTCGACACCTGGGCCACGGTCGGCTCCTGCGCCCAGATCGGCAAGAATGTGCACCTGTCCGGCGGCGTGGGCATCGGCGGCGTGCTGGAACCCCTGCAAGCCGGCCCCACCATCATCGAAGACAATTGCTTCATCGGCGCGCGTTCGGAAGTGGTCGAGGGCGTGATCGTGGAGGAAGGCTCGGTGATTTCCATGGGCGTCTACATCGGACAGTCCACCAAGATCTACAATCGCCTGACCGGCGAAATCAGCTACGGCCGCATCCCGGCCGGCTCCGTGGTGGTATCCGGCAACCTGCCGGCCAAGGACGGCAGCCACAGCCTGTACTGCGCGGTCATCATCAAGCAGGTAGACGAAAAAACCCGCGGCAAGGTCGGCATCAACGAGCTGCTGCGCGACTGA
- a CDS encoding GNAT family acetyltransferase translates to MIRSYESADESAVIELWRRCELIRPWNDPHKDIRRKLTTQAELFLVGVLYGEIVGTAMAGYDGHRGWVNYLAVDPEHRRAGIGRRLMRRAEENLTELGCPKLNLQVRTGNHEVLEFYRRLGYRVDEVVSLGKRLISDTPEV, encoded by the coding sequence TTGATACGATCTTACGAGTCCGCGGACGAGTCTGCGGTCATCGAACTCTGGCGGCGATGCGAGCTCATCCGCCCGTGGAACGATCCGCACAAGGACATACGGCGCAAGCTCACTACCCAGGCCGAGCTGTTTCTCGTCGGAGTACTGTACGGGGAGATCGTCGGCACGGCCATGGCGGGCTACGACGGCCATCGGGGCTGGGTCAACTACCTCGCCGTCGATCCGGAGCATAGACGCGCGGGCATAGGCCGGCGGCTCATGCGGCGTGCCGAAGAGAATTTGACGGAACTCGGATGCCCCAAGCTGAATCTCCAGGTCCGCACCGGCAACCATGAGGTCCTCGAGTTCTACCGTCGGCTCGGTTACCGGGTCGACGAAGTCGTGAGTCTGGGGAAACGCCTCATTTCCGATACGCCCGAGGTCTGA
- a CDS encoding formate dehydrogenase subunit gamma, whose translation MTQHVWDKSAVTRVIAELQDQPGALLPILHGIQDSLGYIPPDSVPLIASALNLSRAEVHGVITFYHYFRDTPPGKHTLHLCRAESCQSMGSASLEKYVKEKLGVGFHETTADGQFSLEPVYCLGNCACSPALTVDGEIYGRVTPQRFDEILEEARGQA comes from the coding sequence ATGACTCAGCATGTATGGGACAAGAGCGCAGTCACCCGGGTGATTGCGGAGCTCCAAGACCAACCCGGCGCCTTGCTGCCGATCCTGCACGGCATCCAGGACAGCCTGGGCTACATTCCACCCGACAGCGTGCCCCTGATCGCCAGCGCGCTGAATCTGTCCCGCGCCGAGGTTCATGGCGTCATCACCTTCTATCACTATTTCCGCGATACTCCGCCGGGCAAACACACGCTTCATCTGTGCCGCGCCGAGTCCTGCCAGTCCATGGGCAGCGCCAGCCTGGAGAAATACGTCAAGGAAAAGCTCGGCGTCGGTTTCCATGAAACCACGGCCGACGGCCAGTTCAGCCTGGAACCGGTCTACTGCCTGGGCAATTGCGCCTGCTCGCCGGCCCTCACGGTGGACGGCGAAATCTACGGGCGGGTCACGCCGCAGCGTTTCGATGAAATTCTGGAAGAAGCCCGGGGGCAGGCATGA
- a CDS encoding DUF2760 domain-containing protein: MKFDLSIIPTTYDTVHAALIATVAGLFFLQFLFLLVAWLALRKKCKPAEARLEPAPARPAAAEAPAPVVKTEVRTETVVVKEATPDAALQLLGLLQKEARFVDFIQENIGSYSDAEIGAAARVVHEGCSKVFKQHFELETVRSETEGNRITLPKGFDASAVRLSGNIVGEAPFTGTLVHRGWKVKNITLPKITEGHDVRIVAAAEVEL, translated from the coding sequence ATGAAATTCGATCTGAGCATCATCCCGACGACTTATGACACGGTCCACGCCGCCTTGATCGCCACGGTGGCCGGTTTGTTCTTCCTGCAGTTTTTGTTCTTGCTGGTGGCCTGGCTGGCCCTGCGCAAGAAGTGCAAGCCGGCCGAGGCCCGCCTGGAACCCGCTCCTGCCAGGCCGGCCGCCGCGGAAGCGCCGGCCCCGGTCGTCAAGACCGAGGTCAGGACCGAAACAGTCGTCGTCAAGGAGGCCACGCCGGATGCGGCGCTGCAATTGCTGGGCTTGTTGCAGAAGGAAGCGCGCTTCGTCGATTTCATCCAGGAAAACATCGGCAGCTATTCCGACGCCGAGATCGGCGCGGCGGCCCGCGTGGTGCACGAGGGTTGCAGCAAGGTATTCAAGCAGCATTTCGAGCTGGAGACGGTACGGTCCGAAACCGAGGGCAATCGCATCACCCTGCCCAAGGGCTTCGACGCCTCGGCCGTCCGCCTGAGCGGCAACATCGTCGGCGAGGCGCCGTTCACCGGCACCCTGGTCCATCGCGGCTGGAAGGTGAAAAACATCACCCTGCCCAAGATCACCGAAGGGCATGACGTGAGGATCGTCGCCGCGGCGGAGGTGGAACTGTGA
- a CDS encoding NADH-quinone oxidoreductase subunit NuoF: MSITVYVPIDSSALSLGAEKVAKAIAAEAETRGVAINLVRNGSRGLFWLEPLVEVETSKGRIAYGPVQAKDVPALFDADFLKGGQHALSLGPTEEIPYLKNQERLTNARVGITDPVSLDDYLTHEGYRGLKNALKLAPADIVKQVTDSGLRGRGGAAFPTGIKWNTVLNAPADQKYIVCNADEGDSGTFSDRMIMEGDPFVLIEGMTIAGLAVGATQGYIYLRVEYPHAYKNLNAAIAAAYKAGYLGKSILGSGKAFDLEVRLGAGAYVCGEETALLESLEGKRGLVRFKPPLPAIEGLFGKPTVINNVISLASVPIILDKGGDYYRDFGMGRSRGTLPIQLAGNIKRPGLIEKAFGVTLREILYDYGGGSATGRPIRAVQVGGPLGAFMPESQFDTPLDYEAFAALWAVLGHGGIVVFDDTVDMAHMARYAMEFCAEESCGKCTPCRIGSTRGVEVLDKIIGDEQRVAQLALLRDLSDTMLNGSLCALGGMTPYPVLSALNHFPEDFGAAKTEQAA; this comes from the coding sequence ATGAGCATCACGGTTTATGTACCCATAGACTCCAGCGCTCTGTCGCTGGGAGCGGAAAAAGTCGCCAAGGCCATCGCTGCCGAAGCCGAGACGCGCGGCGTAGCGATCAATCTGGTGCGTAACGGCTCGCGCGGCCTGTTCTGGCTGGAGCCCCTGGTCGAAGTGGAAACGTCCAAGGGACGCATTGCTTACGGTCCGGTCCAGGCCAAGGACGTGCCCGCGCTGTTCGACGCCGACTTCCTCAAGGGTGGCCAACACGCCCTGTCGCTCGGGCCGACCGAGGAAATCCCCTATCTGAAGAACCAGGAACGCCTGACCAATGCGCGCGTGGGCATCACCGACCCCGTCAGCCTGGACGATTATCTGACTCACGAAGGCTATCGCGGCCTGAAGAACGCCCTGAAGCTGGCGCCCGCCGACATCGTCAAGCAGGTGACCGATTCCGGCCTGCGCGGACGCGGCGGCGCCGCCTTCCCCACCGGCATCAAGTGGAACACGGTGCTGAACGCGCCGGCGGACCAGAAATACATCGTCTGCAACGCCGACGAAGGCGACTCCGGCACATTCTCCGACCGCATGATCATGGAAGGCGACCCCTTCGTGCTGATCGAGGGCATGACCATCGCCGGCCTGGCCGTGGGTGCGACGCAGGGCTACATCTATCTGCGCGTCGAATATCCGCACGCCTACAAGAACCTGAACGCCGCCATCGCCGCCGCCTACAAGGCCGGCTACCTGGGCAAGAGCATCCTGGGCAGCGGCAAGGCCTTCGACCTGGAAGTCCGCCTCGGCGCCGGCGCCTATGTCTGCGGCGAGGAAACCGCCCTGCTGGAAAGCCTGGAAGGCAAGCGCGGGCTGGTCCGCTTCAAGCCGCCGCTGCCGGCCATCGAAGGCCTGTTCGGCAAGCCGACGGTGATCAACAACGTCATCTCCCTGGCTTCCGTGCCCATCATCCTGGACAAGGGCGGCGACTATTACCGCGATTTCGGCATGGGCCGTTCGCGCGGCACCCTGCCCATCCAGCTGGCCGGCAACATCAAGCGTCCGGGTCTGATCGAAAAAGCCTTCGGCGTCACCCTGCGCGAGATTCTGTACGACTACGGCGGCGGCTCGGCGACGGGTCGACCGATCCGCGCGGTGCAGGTCGGCGGTCCGCTGGGCGCCTTCATGCCGGAATCGCAATTCGACACGCCGCTGGACTACGAAGCCTTCGCCGCACTGTGGGCGGTACTCGGGCACGGTGGCATCGTGGTGTTCGACGACACCGTGGACATGGCCCATATGGCCCGCTATGCCATGGAATTCTGCGCCGAGGAATCCTGCGGCAAGTGCACCCCCTGCCGCATCGGTTCGACCCGCGGCGTGGAGGTACTGGACAAGATCATCGGCGACGAGCAGCGCGTCGCCCAGCTGGCCTTGCTGCGCGATCTGAGCGACACCATGCTGAACGGCTCGCTCTGCGCCCTGGGCGGCATGACACCTTACCCGGTGCTTAGCGCGCTCAACCATTTTCCGGAAGACTTCGGCGCGGCCAAGACAGAACAGGCTGCTTGA
- a CDS encoding DUF2167 domain-containing protein codes for MRYPMYFSTLHPWRLLALFCLSILVQTAWAENENSGPRTELQASLQAVKDATVHGPSEIELADQAILSLPAGYAFVPTSQARRLMEAMGNPGGDSFLGLILPDGEQKGWMVAASFEKSGYIKDDDAKAWDLDELLDTLKRSADEINQVRAERGLGQLEVVGWVQAPAYDPDEHRLVWSLAVRGKNAGEGELQSVNYNTYALGREGYISLNLVTGLDELESRKPVAQTLLASLDYHDGKRYQDFDAGSDHVAEYGLAALVGGIAAKKLGLFALAAIYLAKFGKIAAVSVIALLGLFGKRFGRRKGTDTLEA; via the coding sequence ATGCGATATCCCATGTATTTCTCCACACTGCATCCCTGGCGCCTGCTTGCGCTGTTCTGCCTGTCCATCCTGGTTCAGACCGCGTGGGCGGAAAACGAAAACTCCGGGCCACGAACGGAGCTTCAAGCCAGCCTGCAAGCGGTGAAGGACGCCACCGTCCACGGGCCGAGCGAGATCGAGCTGGCCGACCAGGCCATCCTCAGCCTGCCGGCAGGCTATGCCTTCGTCCCCACCAGCCAGGCCCGACGCCTCATGGAAGCCATGGGCAATCCGGGGGGCGACAGCTTTCTCGGGCTGATCCTGCCGGACGGAGAACAAAAGGGCTGGATGGTCGCCGCCAGCTTCGAAAAATCCGGCTACATCAAGGACGACGACGCGAAAGCCTGGGATCTCGACGAGTTGCTCGACACCCTGAAACGCAGCGCCGACGAAATCAACCAGGTGCGCGCCGAACGCGGTCTGGGACAACTGGAGGTGGTGGGCTGGGTGCAAGCGCCCGCTTACGATCCGGACGAGCACCGGCTGGTCTGGTCTCTCGCCGTGCGGGGAAAAAACGCGGGGGAAGGGGAACTGCAGAGCGTGAACTACAACACTTACGCCCTGGGCCGCGAAGGCTACATCAGCCTCAACCTGGTGACCGGTCTGGACGAACTGGAAAGCCGCAAACCCGTCGCGCAAACCCTGCTGGCCTCCCTCGATTACCACGACGGCAAGCGTTACCAGGATTTCGATGCCGGCAGCGACCATGTCGCCGAATACGGCCTGGCCGCGCTGGTGGGCGGCATCGCCGCCAAGAAGCTGGGCTTGTTCGCCCTGGCCGCGATTTATCTGGCCAAGTTCGGCAAGATCGCCGCCGTTTCCGTCATCGCCCTGCTGGGCCTGTTCGGCAAGCGCTTCGGCCGCCGCAAGGGAACGGACACGCTGGAAGCCTGA